AATGATGTCTGGCTTTTCGTCTTTTACTGCTTCAATCAGCTGCTGCGGCGTTACTTTAATTCCTAAATCAATGACTTTAAAACCATTGTTGCTTAAAATGATGTCTACTAAGTTTTTACCGATATCGTGCACGTCGCCTTTAACCGTTGCAAGAATCACTTTTCCTTTTCCAGAATCATTTTCAGTTGCTTCCATATGAGGTTCTAAAAAGGCAACGGATGCTTTCATAACTTCCGCACTTTGAAGCACTTCTGCTACAATCAGCTGGTTGTCATTAAACAAACGTCCGACTTCCGCCATCCCCTTCATAAGCGGTCCGTTAATAATATCTAACGGATCATCATATTGAGCTAAAGCCTGTTCTAAATCAGGAAGCAATCCTTCTTTTGTACCTTCGACAATATACATTGCCAATCGTTCTTCAAGTGTTAACGTAGAAATTTCTACTTTTGCTTCTTTCTTTTTATCACGATAAAAGTCTGTAAACGTGCTTAGCGTTTCATCAGTTGTGTTAAATAATAACGCATTAGCAAGCTCAATTTCAGCTTCTGGAATAGAAGCATAGCGCTCTAATTTTTCTGTATTAACAATGGCATAATCGAGTCCAGCCTGCGTACAGTGATAAAGGTAAACCGCATTTAGTACTTCACGTCCGACTGGAGGAAGACCGAATGACACGTTACTTACGCCAAGAATGGTCAGGCAATCAGGCAGGGCTTCTTTAATCATTTTAATTCCCTTAACTGTTTCTTCAGCAGAACCAATATATTGTTCATCACCAGTCCCTACAGGAAACACAAGAGGGTCAAAAATAATATCTTTTGGATTAAAGCCATGTTTTTTAACAAGCAAATCATGTGAGCGTTTAGCAATCTCTACTTTTCTTTCTGCAGTAACGGCCATGCCTGTTTCATCGATTGTACCGACAACCAGAGCTGCACCGAATTTTTTTACTAGCGGCAAGATTGCATCAAAACGCTCTTCACCATCTTCTAAGTTAATGGAGTTGATAATGACCTTACCTTGCGAGTACGTTAAAGCTTTTTCAATAACTTTCTCGTCAGTTGAATCGATTACAAGAGGAACCTTCACTTTTTTTACAACTTCTTGAATAAATTCCTCCATGTCTTCCATTTCTTCACGGTCTGGATCTGCTAAGCAAATATCAATAACGTGAGCACCATTTTTAACTTGAGCACGCGCAATTTCAGATGCTTCTTCAATTTTTCCTTCCGCAATCAGACGCTTGAACTTGCGAGAACCGATTACATTCGTACGTTCTCCCACAAAAAGAGGGCGCATAGAATCGTCATATACAAGCGGTTCAATACCGGTTACAGCATGATTATGCTCGGAGCGATCAAGCGAACGAGGCGCAACCTCTTTTACTGCTTCAGCAAGTGCTTTAATATGAGCAGGCGTTGTACCACAGCATCCGCCTACAAAGTTCAGCCAGCCTTTATCAGCAAATCCTTTAATTTTTTGAGCCAGCAGCTCAGGGGACTCATGATAATTGCCTTCTTCATCCGGAAGTCCAGCGTTTGGATAACAGCTAACAGCTGAAGTGGCTAGGTCTGAAAGAGAGCGAATATGATCCGTCATAAATTCAGGACCTGTCGCGCAGTTAAGTCCGACTGAAAGAGGCTTCATGTGTTCCAGTGATAAGTAAAAAGATTCGATATCTTGACCAGCGAGAGTTGTTCCCATTGGCTCAATCGTTCCTGAAATCATAATTGGAACTTCTATTTTCAGTTTTTCAAACGCCGCTGTAATGCCTAAAAACGCAGCTTTTACGTTCAGCATGTCTTGACAGGTTTCGACTAGAAGTAAGTCAACGCCGCCGTCTAACAAACCCCGAGCTTGCTCTTCGTACGATTCTACTAACTCAGGGAATGTAATACCTCCCGTAACAGAGAGAGTTTTAGTGGTAGGACCGATAGCTCCAGCTACGAACCTAGGCCATTCGGGAGTTGAATATTTATCGCGGGCTGCACAAGCAAGCTTCACAGCTTCGATATTCAATTCATACGCCAAGTGGCCTAAATCGTATTCATCAAGTACGGTAGATGTTGAGCCAAACGTATTGGTTTCAATGATGTCAGCACCCGCTGCAAAGTACTCTTCATGAATGCGCTGAATCACATGAGGCGCTGTTCGGGTCAAATATTCGTTGCAGCCTTCATATTCTTCGCCGCCAAAATCTTCAGCGGTTAAATCAGCATCTTGAATCATCGTTCCCAT
The genomic region above belongs to Priestia megaterium and contains:
- the metH gene encoding methionine synthase, encoding MSSLIEQQLKKRILVIDGAMGTMIQDADLTAEDFGGEEYEGCNEYLTRTAPHVIQRIHEEYFAAGADIIETNTFGSTSTVLDEYDLGHLAYELNIEAVKLACAARDKYSTPEWPRFVAGAIGPTTKTLSVTGGITFPELVESYEEQARGLLDGGVDLLLVETCQDMLNVKAAFLGITAAFEKLKIEVPIMISGTIEPMGTTLAGQDIESFYLSLEHMKPLSVGLNCATGPEFMTDHIRSLSDLATSAVSCYPNAGLPDEEGNYHESPELLAQKIKGFADKGWLNFVGGCCGTTPAHIKALAEAVKEVAPRSLDRSEHNHAVTGIEPLVYDDSMRPLFVGERTNVIGSRKFKRLIAEGKIEEASEIARAQVKNGAHVIDICLADPDREEMEDMEEFIQEVVKKVKVPLVIDSTDEKVIEKALTYSQGKVIINSINLEDGEERFDAILPLVKKFGAALVVGTIDETGMAVTAERKVEIAKRSHDLLVKKHGFNPKDIIFDPLVFPVGTGDEQYIGSAEETVKGIKMIKEALPDCLTILGVSNVSFGLPPVGREVLNAVYLYHCTQAGLDYAIVNTEKLERYASIPEAEIELANALLFNTTDETLSTFTDFYRDKKKEAKVEISTLTLEERLAMYIVEGTKEGLLPDLEQALAQYDDPLDIINGPLMKGMAEVGRLFNDNQLIVAEVLQSAEVMKASVAFLEPHMEATENDSGKGKVILATVKGDVHDIGKNLVDIILSNNGFKVIDLGIKVTPQQLIEAVKDEKPDIIGLSGLLVKSAQQMVLTAQDLTQSSIDVPIMVGGAALSRKFTDFKIAPEYEGAVLYAKDAMDGLALANKLQNKEEVIQLLADLKTRQEKKVTVRERQPQTAQAATAVLERSAISTDVPVFVPADLKRHVVKHYDLAQVLPYINWQMLLGHHLGLKGKVNKLLAEKDERAVQLKETVDDLLELALKENLIKPAVIYQFFPAQADGNDLIIYDPADEKTEIERFTFPRQAKGQFLCLSDFAKPKEKEMDYVCFFSVTAGTGIRERAAKFKENGEFLKSHVFQALALELAEGLAERVHQQIRDRWGFPDSPDFTMAERFSAKYQGQRFSFGYPACPDLEDQAKLFKLIKPVDIGIQLTDGFMMEPEASVTALVFAHPEAKYFNVL